One window from the genome of Populus alba chromosome 15, ASM523922v2, whole genome shotgun sequence encodes:
- the LOC118050943 gene encoding nudix hydrolase 4: MRNLSFYLTNLTNLLNFLFPFLIKIPSKSLPVQIETMVSLVSRTGRNLQRYEKGYRLVVGCIPYRYKKSQEPTSVEELEVLVISAQNGQGMLFPKGGWENDESMVEAAMRETEEEAGVIGVVGDKLGPWQYKSKRSCIMHESYMFPLLVQEELDSWPESKTRKRRWVSINEAREVCHNWWMRDALEELVSRRRLNPQAQG, from the exons ATGAGGAACCTATCTTTCTACCTCACGAACTTGACAAATTTACTCaactttcttttcccttttcttataaaaattccATCAAAATCTTTGCCTGTGCAAATTGAGACTATGGTTTCGCTGGTTTCTCGTACTGGAAGAAATCTACAGCGGTATGAGAAAGGCTATCGCCTTGTTGTAGG GTGCATTCCATATAGATACAAGAAAAGCCAAGAACCAACTTCGGTTGAAGAACTAGAAGTTCTTGTCATTAGTGCACAGAATGGTCAAGGAATGTTGTTCCCAAAG GGAGGATGGGAAAATGATGAGTCTATGGTAGAGGCTGCGATGCGAGAGACAGAAGAGGAAGCAGGAGTGATTGGTGTTGTTGGG GATAAACTAGGCCCATGGCAATATAAGAGCAAAAGGAGTTGCATAATGCATGAGAGCTACATGTTTCCTCTACTTGTTCAAGAAGAATTAGATAGTTGGCCCGAGAGCAAAACCCGAAAAAGAAGATGG GTTTCTATTAATGAAGCTAGAGAAGTATGCCATAACTGGTGGATGCGAGACGCTTTAGAAGAACTGGTTAGTCGACGAAGACTGAATCCCCAAGCACAGGGTTAG